GCCACGATTGTTGGACTCCGCGGGTACATCCGTGGACTTCAGGCCCCCGACGGCGGTCCCACGGGCATCGTGTCCGACCTCGATCGGGTCATCGTGGACTTCTCGTCCGTGACGCATGTGGAGGTGGAGTACCGGGTGACGGGCGTGGAGTCGTGCGGGCCGCTGCCCAACGACGCCGCTCAGCACCTCTCCCACATCCTGCGGGAGAGTCTCGCCAACGTGTCCCGTCATGCTGGCCCGTGCACGGTCGAGGTGCTGCTGACGTTCCGTCCCGATGAGCTCAATCTCGTGGTCACGGACACCGGAACCGGGTTCGCTCCCGATGACAGGGGTGAGGGCACCCCCGGGCATGGTCACGGAATCCCTAACATGACGGAACGGGCCCGTTGGTTGGGCGGGCGTGTCATCGTGGAATCCGTATCCACGGGTGGCACGCGTGTGATGCTTGCCATTCCACTCGACGATGTCGAGGCCACCGAGATGCCGCCGGACCTCCCGGACGAGGTGATCACCCCATGAGCGCAGTTTCCACCGATCCCATCCGCGTGCTAATCGTGGACGACCACCATGTGGTCCGCATCGGGCTTCGCTCGCTTCTGTCGCACTCGGGGGGCTTCCGGGTGGTCGGGGAGGCCGGGACGGTGGCCGACGCCGTCCAGATGGCCGCCCAACTCACGCCCGACGTGGTGCTCCTCGATATCCGCTTGCCCGACGGCAGTGGCGTGGAGGCCTGCCGTCGCATCAAGCAGGAGAACGCGGACATCAGTGTGGTCATGCTCACGTCGTATTCCGACGAGGAGGCCATCGTGGGAGCCGTCATGGCCGGTGCCTCCGGCTACCTGCTGAAGCAGGCCGACGCCGAACGTCTGACTCAGGCGATCCGTGATGCCGCTGCCGGATCATCGACGCTCGATCCGAAGGCAACCGGCGCTCTCCTCTCGCAGTTCCGTGAACTCTCCGCCAAACAGGCTGAGGCGGAGCTCGCCGGGCTCACCGATCGCGAGCGCCGCATGCTCACCCTCATCGCCGAGGGTTACACCAACCGTGCCATCGGCGAGGTACTCCACCTCTCCGAGAAGACCGTGCGCAATCACGTGAGCCAGTTGCTGCGCAAGTTGGGGTTCCAACGTCGTTCTCAGGCTGCGGCCTGGGCCGGCGAGCGCCGGCTGGAGCTCCCACCGGAGTAGACGGTCGGCGCGCCACGGACCCCCGGTGCCTGACACTTAACATTTGTTACGTGCCAGACACGGGGGGAGTCCGCGCGCGGAGGGTCCCTTCCGTGACGTAGATATTGATTCCTGTCATAAGGAATACTTGTAATCGTGATCAGTCCCGATTACCGTCCCGGCCCTTCGACGGAGCCATGTGCCGGGAGGATCATGGACGGGCCCGCCCTTCGCGTCATCGACGCGTGCAAGACATACGAGCGCAGTGAGCACATGGCCGTGCAACCCACGTCGTTCGACGTCGCGCGCGGGGAGTTCGTGAGCCTCGTCGGGCCGAGTGGGTGCGGCAAGTCAACGCTCCTCGGAATGATCGCCGGTCTGCTCGCGCCGGACTCCGGTCGTGTTGAGGCGCTCGGTGAGATCGTCACGGGCCCGGGTGACGGCCGCGCGATTGTGTTTCAGGACGCGGCGCTGTTTCCCTGGCTCACGCTTCGTGGCAACGTCGAATACGGCCTTCGTGCCCGAGGGGTTCCGAGACCTGAGCGTCGCGAGAAGGTGGACGCTGCACTGCGCATGGTGCATCTCGACCACGTCGCACAGAAGCACCCCCATGAGCTCTCCGGCGGTATGCGCCAACGCGCATCCATCGCACGTTCCCTCGTTCTGGACCCCGCGATTCTGCTGATGGACGAGCCCTTCAGCGCGCTCGACGCCCAGACCCGCACCATCCTCCAGGATGAGTTGCAGCGCATCTGGCTCGAAACCCGGCCCGCTGTGGTGTTCGTGACCCACAATCTCATCGAGGCCGCATTCCTATCTGACACCGTGCATCTGCTGTCGTCGTCGCCGGGGCGAATCGTGAAGACCTATGAGATCGACATCCCGCGACCGCGCGATGAGGCCGATCCCGCGCTTCTCGACCTCCGCCACGACATGCTCGAGCGACTTCGTGCCGAGGTGGACGACGCCGCCCGACGCCGCGCAGAGATTGCCGAGGGGTCGGTCCTGTGAGCACGGAATTCGGTCGCCCCCGCGATTCCCGACACACCACGGGAGATCGGCTGGTGGCCATCGCCATGCAGATCGCGCGCAAGGGGTGGTTCGTTGCGCTCTTCGTCGGTATGTGGTGGCTGGTCACCGCAGCGGGATGGGTAGACCCCTACAAACTCCCGGGCCCCGGTGACGTGGTCTCAACCCTCGGCACCCTCTTCACCGAGCGCGCTCTGCTCGCAGATGTCGCGGCCACGCTCCTCCGCCTGCTCGAGGGGTGGGGCATCGGTGTCGGCGCCGGCGTACTGCTGGGCCTCCTCACCGGCAGTTCACGGATTCTGGAAGACGGAATCCGTCCGGTCATCGCAGGCTTGCAGGCCGTTCCCACGATCGCCTTCCTTCCGCTGGCGATCCTCTGGTTCGGGTTCAACGGTACGGCGGTACTGGTGATCACGGCCTTCGGCACGTTCAAGCCCATGGCCATCGCGACCTACTCCGCCATGCATCAGGTGTCTCCCACACTGATGATGGCCGGGCGCGCATTGGGCGCACGCGGCCTGTTTATGCAGCGCACTCTGGTGTTCCCGGCGATCGTTCCCAGCCTAGTGACGGGACTCAAACTGTCGTGGTCCTTCGCCTGGCGCGCGCTCATGGCCGCGGAGATCGTCGTGACCGGTGCGCAGGGGCTCGGCGGCGTTTTGGAGTTGGGTCGCGAGATCGGCGCCATCGACGTCGTCATCGCGGTGATCCTCGTCATCCTCGTGGTGGGAATCGTGTTCGAGCAGTTGGTGTTCGCCCGGCTGGAGCGGTGGGTCAATCGTCGCTGGGGGCTCGTGGGTGCGCGCTAGGCGCGCCGTCACGAGTCTCGTCGTCGCCGTGGGACTGATACTGGCTGCGACCGGGATCGCGGGTTGCGGGGACGGTGGCGGGCAGCCCGCCACCGTCCGTCTGGGCTTCCTGCTCAACGTCACCCATGGGCCGGCCATCCTCGCCATGCGTGGCGAGTTCGTGGGTGGGCTCGCGGGACTGCCCGTGGATGAGCAGGTGTTCGCGAACGGCGCGGAGGAGATCAGTGCGCTCCTCGGCGGATCGCTCGACGCTGCCTACGTCGGTCCGGGGCCATACCTCCTGGCCGAGAGCCGTGCTCCCGGTCGGCTGCGTCTCCTCGCTGGCGTGGCGGAGGGAGGCCAGGCGATGGTCGCTCGCCCCGGCACCGGCATCACGTCGCTGGCCGATCTCGACGGTCACGCGGTCGCGGTTCCGGCGCACGGCAACACCCAAGATCTCACCCTGCGCGTGCTGCTCGACCGGGCCGGCCTCCGCACGGAGGATGACGGTGGGAGTGTGAGGGTGATTCCGGTCAAGAGCGCGGCACTTCCCGCGGCGATGAGGGATGGTGTGGTGGACGCCGCGCTCGCATCCGAGCCCTACGCCGCGCGCCTCGTGGCCGATGGCGACGCAGCGCCGGTGCTCGATGTCAACCGGACGATCGGGCGATGGCGCATCCCCGCGACCCTTCTTGTCGTGACCGAGGCGTTCGCTCGCACCACGCCGGCCGCGGTACGTGCACTCATTACGGCGAACGCCCGTGCGGTGCTCCGGGCCGGTGCCAATCCGCAGGTGGTGGCGCGTGAGTTCAACCGCTTGCTCGCCGACTCGACCGGCAAGGAGTTAGACGTCGGGATGCTCGTCACGGCGCTTCGCGACACCACAATGACGACCCGGGTGTCCGCGATTGGCATGGCGCGCGTGCTCGAGGGCGCCGAGATCGCGGGGTACCTCGGGGGCCCCGTGTCGCCCGCAACCCTCCGTCCGCGTCCGGGGTGATGCCCCGAGGGAAGGAGTCGGCCTGCCCGTGTGGAAACGACAGGCGCATCGGCACACTTCCGGGAGGGCGAGAGATGGCGCGTTCTGCGCGCGTACTGGCAATGGCGAATCAGAAAGGCGGTGTCGCAAAGACGACGTCGTCGCTGAGCCTTGCCGTCGGCCTCCACGAGAAGGGTCAACGGGTCCTCGTCGTGGACCTCGACCCCCAGAGCAACCTGTCTATGAGCCAGGGTATCGATGTTGAGAACCTGACCCATGGCATGTTC
This portion of the Thermoleophilia bacterium genome encodes:
- a CDS encoding response regulator transcription factor → MSAVSTDPIRVLIVDDHHVVRIGLRSLLSHSGGFRVVGEAGTVADAVQMAAQLTPDVVLLDIRLPDGSGVEACRRIKQENADISVVMLTSYSDEEAIVGAVMAGASGYLLKQADAERLTQAIRDAAAGSSTLDPKATGALLSQFRELSAKQAEAELAGLTDRERRMLTLIAEGYTNRAIGEVLHLSEKTVRNHVSQLLRKLGFQRRSQAAAWAGERRLELPPE
- a CDS encoding ABC transporter ATP-binding protein, which produces MDGPALRVIDACKTYERSEHMAVQPTSFDVARGEFVSLVGPSGCGKSTLLGMIAGLLAPDSGRVEALGEIVTGPGDGRAIVFQDAALFPWLTLRGNVEYGLRARGVPRPERREKVDAALRMVHLDHVAQKHPHELSGGMRQRASIARSLVLDPAILLMDEPFSALDAQTRTILQDELQRIWLETRPAVVFVTHNLIEAAFLSDTVHLLSSSPGRIVKTYEIDIPRPRDEADPALLDLRHDMLERLRAEVDDAARRRAEIAEGSVL
- a CDS encoding ABC transporter permease, translating into MSTEFGRPRDSRHTTGDRLVAIAMQIARKGWFVALFVGMWWLVTAAGWVDPYKLPGPGDVVSTLGTLFTERALLADVAATLLRLLEGWGIGVGAGVLLGLLTGSSRILEDGIRPVIAGLQAVPTIAFLPLAILWFGFNGTAVLVITAFGTFKPMAIATYSAMHQVSPTLMMAGRALGARGLFMQRTLVFPAIVPSLVTGLKLSWSFAWRALMAAEIVVTGAQGLGGVLELGREIGAIDVVIAVILVILVVGIVFEQLVFARLERWVNRRWGLVGAR